In one window of Skermanella rosea DNA:
- a CDS encoding glycosyltransferase family 4 protein has product MVTRDPPHLFHVFSSFEVGGQQMRFAKIANRLGRRYRHTIVAVDGNTDCLDRLDPGLDVTVLPVAVEKGRAFSLRNLAHFRRVLRDQRPDLLLTYAWGAVEWGLANRIPARCPHLHFEDGFGPDEAVGRHFRRRIWFRRVALAGPTEVIVPSRLLEGIALESWRIPRQRVRFIPNGIDCARFAAAPDQGALPPRRPGELLVGSVGTLRREKNFGRLLRAFAALPPEPPARLVLIGDGPDRPALEAAARDLGIGDRVDFVGNMMNPERALGLLDVFAISSDTEQMPLSLLEAMAAARPVVSTDVGDVRAMVTDENRPLVVDRDDESALAAALHRLLTDATLRRKLGNANRARVVREYGEGAMLETYDRLFEAFGRPAPPQRPA; this is encoded by the coding sequence GTGGTAACCCGCGATCCGCCACATTTGTTTCATGTCTTTTCTTCCTTCGAGGTCGGCGGCCAGCAGATGCGTTTCGCCAAGATCGCGAATCGCCTGGGACGGCGCTACCGGCACACCATCGTCGCGGTGGACGGCAACACCGATTGCCTCGACCGGCTGGACCCAGGCCTGGACGTGACGGTTCTTCCGGTGGCGGTCGAGAAGGGCAGGGCCTTCAGCCTGCGCAACCTGGCCCACTTCCGCCGGGTACTGCGCGATCAGAGGCCCGACCTGCTGCTGACCTATGCCTGGGGGGCGGTCGAATGGGGGCTGGCGAACCGCATTCCCGCCCGTTGCCCCCACTTGCATTTCGAGGACGGCTTCGGGCCGGACGAGGCGGTCGGCCGGCATTTCCGCCGGCGCATCTGGTTCCGCCGGGTGGCGCTGGCCGGCCCCACGGAAGTGATCGTGCCGAGCCGGCTGCTGGAAGGGATCGCGCTGGAGAGCTGGCGGATCCCGCGGCAGCGGGTCCGGTTCATCCCGAACGGGATCGACTGCGCGCGGTTCGCGGCAGCGCCGGATCAGGGCGCCCTGCCGCCGCGCCGTCCCGGCGAGTTGCTGGTCGGATCGGTCGGAACGCTCCGCCGCGAGAAGAATTTCGGCCGGCTGCTGCGCGCCTTCGCGGCGCTGCCGCCGGAGCCGCCGGCCCGCCTGGTCCTGATCGGCGACGGTCCCGACCGTCCCGCATTGGAGGCTGCCGCCCGTGACCTAGGCATCGGCGATCGGGTGGATTTCGTGGGCAACATGATGAACCCGGAGCGGGCGCTGGGATTGCTGGACGTCTTCGCCATTTCGTCCGACACCGAGCAAATGCCGCTGAGCCTGCTGGAAGCCATGGCGGCGGCGCGGCCCGTGGTCTCGACCGATGTCGGCGACGTGAGGGCCATGGTCACCGACGAAAACCGGCCCCTCGTCGTGGACCGGGACGACGAGTCGGCGCTGGCCGCGGCGCTCCACCGCCTGCTGACCGACGCCACGCTCCGCCGCAAACTGGGCAACGCCAATCGTGCCCGCGTGGTCCGGGAATACGGCGAAGGCGCGATGCTGGAGACGTACGACCGGCTCTTCGAAGCATTCGGCCGTCCGGCGCCGCCGCAACGTCCGGCTTGA
- a CDS encoding phage holin family protein gives MTGRPDDSFRGYDDPQRTGGDRPLTGLLTELAHETTTLVRKEVELAKVEMSEKVNQATTGAVSLAAGGMVAFAGVIFLLLALTYYLATLMEPWLAALIVGGVVTVIGIILVSMGKSKLAAKNLQPNRTISTLQDDKDWAKAQMGR, from the coding sequence ATGACAGGCAGGCCGGACGACAGCTTCCGCGGATACGATGATCCGCAGCGGACTGGTGGCGACCGGCCGCTGACGGGCCTGCTGACCGAGCTCGCCCACGAGACGACCACCCTGGTGCGCAAGGAGGTCGAACTCGCCAAAGTCGAGATGTCCGAGAAGGTGAACCAGGCGACGACCGGAGCGGTCTCGCTGGCCGCCGGCGGCATGGTCGCCTTCGCGGGCGTGATCTTCCTGCTGCTCGCCCTGACCTACTACCTGGCGACGTTGATGGAGCCCTGGCTGGCCGCATTGATCGTCGGCGGCGTCGTGACGGTGATCGGCATCATCCTGGTGTCGATGGGCAAGAGCAAGCTGGCGGCCAAGAACCTCCAGCCGAACCGGACCATCTCGACCCTCCAGGACGACAAGGACTGGGCGAAGGCGCAGATGGGCCGCTGA
- a CDS encoding HpcH/HpaI aldolase family protein, translating to MKENRLRSIWRDGGSALNCWLSIPDGYAAETMAHQGWDSLTVDMQHGVIDYRASVAMMTAISTTATAPLVRVPWLDEAYIMKALDAGAAGVICPMVNSRAEAERLVGACRYPPQGHRSFGPNRAMLTSGGDYPEHANADVVVFAMIETKEALENLDDILGTPGLDAIYVGPADLCYALTGRFGFDHTEPPLYDAIVDIRERAAARGVMPGIHCGSAAYARRMIELGYRFVTGGSDVHLMAAGARAAVLEATGHGTSPEAPSERQAIGLY from the coding sequence ATGAAAGAGAACAGACTTCGCTCGATCTGGCGCGACGGCGGCAGCGCCCTGAACTGCTGGCTGTCGATCCCGGACGGGTATGCGGCGGAGACCATGGCGCACCAGGGCTGGGACAGCCTGACCGTCGACATGCAGCACGGCGTGATCGATTACCGCGCCTCGGTCGCCATGATGACCGCGATCTCGACCACCGCCACGGCGCCGCTGGTGCGCGTGCCCTGGCTGGACGAGGCATACATCATGAAGGCACTCGATGCCGGTGCCGCCGGCGTCATCTGTCCCATGGTGAACAGCAGGGCCGAGGCGGAGCGCCTGGTCGGCGCCTGCCGGTACCCGCCCCAGGGCCATAGGAGCTTCGGGCCGAACCGGGCGATGCTGACCTCGGGCGGCGATTATCCCGAGCATGCCAACGCCGACGTCGTCGTCTTCGCGATGATCGAGACCAAGGAGGCCCTGGAGAACCTCGACGACATCCTCGGCACGCCGGGGCTGGACGCGATCTATGTCGGCCCGGCGGATCTCTGCTACGCCCTGACCGGCAGGTTCGGCTTCGACCATACGGAGCCGCCATTGTACGACGCGATCGTGGATATCCGCGAGCGGGCCGCGGCGCGCGGCGTGATGCCGGGCATCCATTGCGGTTCCGCGGCCTACGCCCGGCGCATGATCGAGCTGGGCTACCGGTTCGTGACCGGCGGCTCCGACGTCCATCTCATGGCGGCCGGCGCGCGTGCGGCGGTGCTGGAAGCGACCGGGCACGGGACATCGCCGGAAGCGCCCTCGGAGCGGCAGGCGATCGGACTCTACTGA